In Leptospira langatensis, a single window of DNA contains:
- the pheS gene encoding phenylalanine--tRNA ligase subunit alpha, with translation MNLSEELDKIFEEANRLIGSSADEADLDKNKNEYLGKKGKLTSVLKNLASLSIEEKKTVGQKANDLSRNLEEIVAKTRENLKVKSFKEQSEKEWFDVLRPLGEAEPGTLHPITKIQYEIEDIFTSMGFEVWDGPEVETDFNNFGALNFTDDHPARDMQDTFYLEDGNLLRTHTSAIQVRALRKLKPPFKIIGPGRVFRYEEVDASHETSFYQIEGMVVGKDISAGNMLYTMEVLLSKVFEKEVKTRLRPGFFPFVEPAFELDINCQVCGGSGCSVCKHSGWLELMPCGLVHPNVFKLNGLDPKEWTGFAFGLGLDRLVMMRYGIHDIRYLHSGNLRFLKQF, from the coding sequence ATGAATCTATCGGAAGAATTAGACAAGATCTTTGAAGAAGCCAATCGTCTGATCGGATCTTCCGCAGACGAGGCGGATCTGGATAAGAACAAGAACGAGTATCTTGGCAAGAAGGGCAAGCTTACTTCCGTTCTGAAAAACCTCGCGTCTCTTTCCATTGAGGAGAAGAAGACCGTGGGCCAGAAGGCAAACGATCTTTCCCGAAACTTAGAGGAGATCGTAGCTAAGACTAGGGAAAATCTGAAAGTAAAAAGCTTCAAAGAACAATCCGAAAAGGAATGGTTCGATGTGCTTAGGCCCTTGGGCGAGGCAGAACCCGGCACTCTTCATCCTATTACAAAAATACAATATGAAATAGAGGATATCTTTACCTCTATGGGCTTCGAGGTCTGGGATGGGCCTGAAGTAGAGACAGACTTCAATAATTTCGGCGCCTTGAATTTTACCGACGATCATCCAGCAAGAGATATGCAGGATACTTTCTATCTCGAAGACGGAAATCTACTTAGGACTCATACATCCGCCATCCAAGTAAGAGCATTAAGAAAACTGAAACCTCCTTTTAAGATCATAGGCCCCGGCCGTGTCTTTCGTTATGAAGAAGTGGACGCCTCTCATGAGACAAGCTTCTATCAGATAGAAGGAATGGTAGTAGGTAAGGATATCTCCGCAGGAAATATGCTTTATACTATGGAAGTCCTACTCTCCAAAGTTTTTGAAAAAGAAGTCAAGACCCGTCTTCGTCCGGGATTCTTTCCTTTCGTAGAGCCTGCCTTCGAACTAGATATCAATTGCCAGGTCTGTGGTGGAAGCGGATGCTCCGTGTGCAAACATTCCGGTTGGCTAGAGCTGATGCCTTGCGGACTCGTTCATCCGAACGTATTCAAGCTGAACGGATTAGATCCGAAAGAATGGACCGGATTCGCGTTCGGACTAGGACTGGATCGTCTGGTCATGATGAGATACGGGATCCATGATATCCGTTATTTGCATTCCGGAAATCTAAGGTTCTTAAAACAATTCTAA
- a CDS encoding UDP-N-acetylmuramate--L-alanine ligase, which translates to MKIHLVGIGGIAMGNLASMLRSLGHEVSGSDAGVYPPMSDKLKEWGIPYAEGFDAERVKGKDLIVIGNAISRGNPEVEEVLNSGLEYASMSSALEKYILAGKKVVVVAGTHGKTTTTFMIHHLLKEVGLKPGLFVGGIRKDGFPGFEFTDGKYFVIEGDEYDTAFFDKASKFLHYRPTYAVLNALDFDHADIFKDIGEIETMFSRLLRLVPGNGKVYYWSGAANLKRICAEASKFVKSEAFEFNRKDSKLAWKKGDLFSGSRVLRPRFFGNHNYRNAEVALRVCEDILKKENIPNAKEKLLDALETFAGVKRRQEILFESSKSILIEDFAHHPVAVEETIKSVKQRFPGFKIISLFEPRSATSHRNVFQKEYSFAFKGSAVTMITEIFNLKKVSKDNRLDVKKLILKLPKHSGTLPFYCKDPKDLVNRLKKILPQFEKDKILILAMSNGAFGGIYPSLKELVGSRK; encoded by the coding sequence TTGAAAATCCACCTTGTCGGAATTGGCGGGATCGCCATGGGGAATTTAGCTTCTATGCTGAGAAGCCTGGGACATGAGGTTTCTGGCTCCGATGCGGGGGTATATCCTCCCATGTCCGACAAGTTGAAAGAGTGGGGAATTCCTTATGCAGAAGGATTCGATGCGGAGAGAGTCAAAGGTAAAGATCTAATCGTGATCGGCAATGCGATCTCCAGAGGAAATCCCGAAGTCGAAGAAGTACTGAATTCCGGTTTGGAATATGCGTCCATGTCTTCCGCTCTGGAGAAATACATTCTCGCAGGCAAAAAGGTTGTAGTAGTAGCGGGAACTCACGGAAAGACTACGACCACATTTATGATCCATCATCTTCTGAAAGAAGTAGGACTAAAGCCGGGTCTCTTTGTGGGTGGGATCAGAAAGGATGGATTCCCGGGATTTGAATTCACGGATGGAAAATACTTCGTGATCGAAGGGGACGAGTACGATACTGCATTCTTCGATAAAGCATCTAAGTTCCTGCATTATCGTCCGACATATGCGGTCCTGAATGCATTAGATTTTGATCATGCGGATATCTTCAAGGACATAGGCGAGATAGAGACGATGTTCTCCCGTTTACTCCGATTGGTTCCCGGGAACGGAAAGGTTTATTACTGGTCCGGAGCTGCGAATTTAAAACGTATTTGTGCAGAAGCCTCCAAGTTCGTGAAATCCGAGGCCTTTGAATTCAATAGAAAAGATTCCAAGCTTGCTTGGAAGAAGGGTGATCTATTCTCGGGATCTAGGGTGCTTCGTCCTAGATTCTTCGGGAATCATAATTATAGAAATGCAGAAGTCGCACTCCGAGTCTGCGAGGATATCCTAAAGAAGGAAAATATCCCGAATGCGAAAGAGAAACTCTTAGACGCATTGGAAACATTTGCAGGAGTCAAGAGAAGGCAGGAGATACTCTTCGAGTCTTCTAAAAGTATTTTGATAGAGGACTTCGCTCATCATCCTGTGGCGGTAGAAGAAACGATCAAATCCGTGAAACAAAGATTCCCAGGCTTTAAGATCATTAGTTTATTCGAACCTCGTAGCGCTACTTCTCACAGGAATGTTTTCCAAAAAGAATACTCCTTCGCATTCAAGGGTTCGGCAGTGACAATGATCACCGAGATCTTCAATCTGAAAAAGGTCTCTAAAGACAATCGCTTGGATGTGAAAAAGCTGATCCTGAAGCTTCCAAAGCATTCGGGAACGCTTCCTTTTTATTGCAAGGATCCTAAAGATCTGGTGAATCGACTTAAGAAAATCCTTCCCCAATTCGAGAAGGATAAAATCCTGATCTTGGCGATGTCCAATGGGGCATTCGGCGGTATTTATCCTTCCTTAAAGGAATTGGTCGGGTCCAGGAAATGA
- a CDS encoding acyl-CoA thioesterase has translation MVITPIQTRWNDLDPFAHVNNARYMSYLEIGRVDYCSKRFSIQNIYDVPFLLARIEVDLIKAVELMDPIEVCTCVSKIGNKSWEFTSIIRHVETKETFAKAKTVQVSFDHRNKISIPIPDWIRKILEDDLKKFEELSLV, from the coding sequence ATGGTAATCACTCCGATCCAAACTCGATGGAACGATTTGGATCCTTTCGCCCACGTCAATAACGCTAGATACATGTCCTATCTCGAGATCGGAAGAGTGGACTATTGTTCCAAAAGATTTTCGATCCAGAATATCTACGACGTCCCTTTCTTGCTAGCAAGGATAGAAGTGGATCTGATCAAAGCAGTGGAATTGATGGATCCCATCGAGGTCTGCACCTGCGTTTCGAAGATAGGAAATAAATCCTGGGAGTTTACTTCTATCATTCGTCATGTGGAAACGAAGGAAACATTTGCAAAGGCAAAGACCGTTCAGGTTTCCTTCGATCATCGTAATAAGATCTCTATTCCGATCCCGGATTGGATCCGAAAGATCTTAGAAGACGATTTAAAGAAATTTGAAGAACTTTCTTTAGTTTAA
- a CDS encoding SRPBCC domain-containing protein, producing the protein MEIRYEIYIAARPEEVWKILVSKEESGKIFHGCGIESDFKVGSKYAYIGPGIAGDRTVHVEGKILDIVPNQLLSTSMVVGSVYGAHYADFESRTIYKLEAFGKLTRLILINDQIKEGDPSYERSADGGWARVLSSIKSLAETGKPLELPMD; encoded by the coding sequence ATGGAAATCAGATATGAGATCTATATAGCCGCCCGACCGGAAGAAGTTTGGAAAATACTAGTATCGAAAGAAGAAAGCGGTAAGATCTTTCATGGCTGTGGGATCGAATCCGATTTTAAAGTAGGAAGTAAGTATGCTTATATCGGCCCTGGGATTGCAGGGGACAGAACCGTCCATGTAGAAGGAAAGATATTGGACATCGTACCGAACCAACTCTTGTCCACAAGCATGGTAGTGGGCTCCGTTTATGGAGCGCATTATGCAGATTTCGAATCCAGAACGATCTACAAATTAGAAGCTTTCGGAAAACTCACTCGTTTGATCCTGATCAACGATCAGATCAAAGAAGGGGATCCTTCGTATGAACGTTCTGCAGACGGAGGATGGGCCAGAGTCCTTTCCTCGATCAAGAGTTTAGCGGAAACAGGAAAACCTCTAGAACTTCCGATGGATTGA
- a CDS encoding DUF4340 domain-containing protein yields the protein MRNKLYLLAGAAVLLFLAFFLIEENKEDVNEIQYWKFPIDRVEYFPPSSEWLEKTDEKFFNKPFTISVQDGIRKGGKFFVVSNLDQETGKNIQFEGGYNSENTIRDFGVFRVKSTEPVAQGISIKDSLYVGEDSPKLVIYSGNQSRTLRIGRKHFSNSTRIVLDAGTSPVLLTVSSYLFDRFQKGPDDFRLKALLSLNKEYIKEISYIDESGKSIRVDNTPYEEKNIKKNFWRRLSGAVILIDPRLGEELYRSVTSLKVELFPDSADGAGFGVGTILAPDSNKNEFSLASLKVLLSDGNEIIYRFHMPTTIGEKKLSPVVRIVNGSFKEPPFYIVEESLLKIQHAVSKIQDAKQIVKPAKKNPKKAAPRKQ from the coding sequence ATGAGAAATAAACTTTATCTTCTCGCTGGCGCGGCAGTTCTTCTTTTCCTAGCCTTCTTCTTGATTGAAGAGAACAAGGAAGATGTGAACGAGATCCAGTATTGGAAATTTCCGATCGATAGGGTCGAGTATTTTCCTCCCAGCTCAGAATGGTTGGAGAAAACGGATGAGAAATTCTTCAATAAGCCTTTTACTATTTCGGTCCAAGATGGGATCCGAAAAGGAGGAAAATTCTTTGTAGTTTCCAATCTGGACCAGGAGACGGGAAAGAATATCCAGTTCGAAGGTGGATACAATTCGGAGAATACCATCCGGGATTTCGGGGTCTTTAGAGTAAAAAGCACAGAGCCTGTAGCTCAAGGAATTTCTATTAAAGATTCCTTATATGTGGGAGAAGATTCCCCGAAGTTGGTGATCTATTCCGGAAATCAATCCAGGACTTTGCGGATCGGAAGGAAACATTTCTCCAATTCTACTCGGATCGTATTAGATGCGGGGACTTCTCCCGTTTTGTTGACCGTTTCCTCTTATCTATTCGACAGATTCCAGAAAGGTCCGGACGATTTTAGGCTCAAGGCGTTGCTGAGCCTAAATAAAGAGTATATTAAAGAAATTTCATACATAGATGAGAGCGGAAAATCCATCAGAGTGGACAACACTCCTTATGAAGAGAAGAACATTAAAAAGAACTTCTGGCGCAGGCTTTCCGGCGCAGTCATCCTGATCGATCCAAGATTGGGAGAAGAATTGTACAGATCCGTAACCAGTCTAAAAGTCGAACTTTTTCCGGATTCTGCGGACGGAGCCGGTTTCGGTGTGGGAACTATTCTTGCTCCGGATTCGAATAAAAATGAATTCTCCTTAGCCAGCCTGAAGGTTTTGCTTTCCGACGGGAATGAGATCATATACCGTTTTCATATGCCAACCACGATCGGAGAAAAGAAACTGAGCCCTGTGGTCCGAATTGTGAACGGAAGCTTTAAGGAGCCTCCTTTCTATATCGTAGAAGAAAGTCTTTTAAAGATCCAACATGCGGTTTCTAAGATCCAAGATGCTAAACAAATAGTGAAGCCTGCCAAAAAGAATCCGAAGAAAGCGGCTCCTAGGAAACAATGA